One window from the genome of Bdellovibrio sp. NC01 encodes:
- a CDS encoding ABC-F family ATP-binding cassette domain-containing protein translates to MIHLSNISKQQGNKILYRNGSFQINAGEKIGLVGPNGAGKTTIFRIIMGEEGIDGGTISKSDRTVIGYFSQNIEDMRGRSALEEVKSAVGNIGEMQAKMQECEAKLCDPDLDADEMTRILEVYGELQADFERLGGYDLEARAAEILTGLGIGPDDYHRPTESFSGGWKMRIALSKILVLNPEVLLMDEPTNHLDVESIVWLEEWLVNFKGAILMTSHDREFMNRLVSKIVEIANKSITVYGGNYDFYEKERDIRKEQLIAAAKRQEDMLAKEEEFIARFAARASHAAQVQSRVKKLEKIDRIEIPEEEAEIKFEWPVPPRGGDEVVKFEGLSKIWKRDDGKEKLVFSGANALVKRQDRVAVVGVNGAGKSTLLKIIAGDVEATEGKCTLGASINVGYFSQNSLDVLDPKMTILDEVHSRMPNAGLGTVRSLLGAFKFSGEEADKKISVLSGGEKSRVVLATILAQPVNLLILDEPTNHLDIKSREILLDAIKEFPGTVLIVSHDRHFLKAVTTRVFEVDKNQLRIYEGDYDYYTHKKQQEAKA, encoded by the coding sequence ATGATTCACTTATCAAATATCTCGAAGCAGCAGGGTAATAAGATTCTTTATCGCAATGGTTCTTTTCAGATTAACGCTGGAGAGAAGATTGGCCTTGTCGGTCCTAATGGTGCCGGTAAAACGACTATTTTCCGTATTATCATGGGTGAAGAGGGTATCGACGGCGGTACGATTTCTAAGTCAGATCGTACGGTGATTGGTTATTTCTCGCAAAATATCGAAGATATGCGTGGGCGTTCAGCTCTTGAAGAAGTGAAATCAGCGGTCGGCAACATCGGCGAGATGCAGGCCAAAATGCAGGAGTGCGAAGCAAAACTTTGTGATCCTGATTTGGATGCGGATGAAATGACTCGCATTCTTGAAGTTTACGGTGAATTGCAAGCCGACTTCGAACGTCTTGGTGGTTACGATCTAGAGGCTCGCGCGGCAGAGATCTTAACAGGTCTTGGTATTGGCCCAGATGATTATCATCGTCCTACTGAAAGTTTCTCTGGTGGTTGGAAGATGCGTATCGCTCTTTCGAAAATTCTGGTTTTGAATCCTGAAGTTTTGCTGATGGACGAGCCGACGAATCACTTGGACGTCGAATCGATCGTATGGCTTGAAGAGTGGTTGGTGAACTTTAAAGGCGCCATCCTGATGACAAGCCATGATCGCGAGTTCATGAATCGTTTGGTTTCCAAAATTGTTGAGATCGCGAATAAATCAATCACGGTGTACGGCGGCAATTACGACTTCTATGAAAAAGAGCGTGATATCCGTAAAGAACAGTTGATCGCAGCAGCAAAACGTCAAGAAGACATGCTGGCGAAAGAAGAAGAATTCATCGCGCGCTTTGCGGCCCGTGCCTCGCATGCAGCCCAAGTGCAATCGCGTGTTAAAAAATTAGAAAAAATTGATCGTATCGAAATTCCTGAAGAGGAAGCAGAAATCAAGTTTGAGTGGCCAGTGCCTCCGCGTGGTGGTGACGAGGTTGTGAAGTTTGAAGGGCTTTCGAAAATTTGGAAACGTGACGATGGCAAAGAGAAACTTGTGTTCTCTGGCGCCAATGCACTGGTAAAACGCCAAGACCGTGTTGCGGTCGTTGGGGTGAATGGTGCTGGTAAATCAACGTTATTAAAAATTATCGCGGGCGATGTGGAAGCGACAGAAGGTAAATGCACATTGGGTGCGTCGATCAATGTCGGTTACTTCTCGCAAAATTCTTTGGACGTTTTAGATCCAAAGATGACGATTCTTGATGAAGTGCATTCGCGTATGCCGAATGCGGGCTTGGGAACTGTGCGCAGTCTTTTGGGTGCGTTTAAATTCTCGGGCGAAGAAGCAGATAAAAAAATCAGCGTTCTTTCGGGTGGTGAAAAATCACGTGTGGTTCTTGCGACGATCTTAGCGCAACCTGTGAATCTTTTGATTCTGGATGAGCCGACGAATCACTTGGATATCAAATCGCGCGAAATCTTGCTTGATGCAATTAAAGAGTTCCCTGGAACTGTGCTTATCGTATCGCATGACCGTCACTTCCTTAAAGCCGTGACGACTCGTGTGTTTGAAGTCGATAAAAATCAACTTCGTATCTACGAAGGCGACTACGATTACTACACTCATAAAAAACAACAAGAGGCGAAAGCTTAA
- a CDS encoding alpha/beta hydrolase, which translates to MSDQMDLRSFKIPLGKLAPLEKFRTRQGDTLTYRFYPAWCEDLVILYHGAGSDSRYMCVLADAIAKSGVANVVTPDLRGHGGSLNLNTDTISQSQLEIDMEELLIHIKMQRSISRLTLAGHSMGGGFTLRIATSALGKQFYKFVALAPHLPDHLQTNQPGYGGWITAGENGSFNVNFPEAMRTGNERLHYSAQYLKAVHAPDDVMEKIKALHPNLYVVTGGKDEVINAEKQKELFAHTDVKFLLLESLNHISIVSKVDGYLSVF; encoded by the coding sequence ATGTCTGACCAAATGGACTTGCGAAGCTTCAAAATTCCTCTGGGCAAGTTAGCTCCGCTGGAGAAGTTTCGTACCCGCCAAGGCGATACCCTGACGTATCGCTTTTATCCTGCTTGGTGTGAAGACCTGGTGATTCTTTATCACGGGGCGGGCAGTGATAGCCGTTACATGTGTGTATTGGCCGATGCCATTGCGAAATCAGGTGTCGCGAATGTGGTGACTCCGGATTTACGTGGGCATGGCGGCAGTCTGAATCTAAACACTGATACTATTTCTCAGTCACAACTTGAAATCGATATGGAAGAGCTTTTGATTCACATCAAAATGCAGCGTTCGATTTCGCGTTTAACCTTGGCCGGGCACTCGATGGGTGGGGGCTTTACGTTAAGAATCGCCACTTCCGCATTGGGTAAACAGTTTTATAAATTCGTGGCCTTGGCGCCGCATTTGCCGGATCACTTGCAGACCAATCAACCAGGCTATGGCGGGTGGATCACAGCGGGTGAAAACGGCAGTTTCAATGTGAACTTCCCCGAAGCAATGCGTACCGGAAATGAACGTTTGCATTACAGTGCTCAGTACCTCAAGGCGGTTCATGCACCGGATGATGTGATGGAAAAGATCAAAGCTCTTCATCCGAATCTTTACGTTGTGACTGGTGGTAAAGACGAAGTGATCAACGCAGAAAAGCAAAAAGAATTGTTTGCTCACACCGATGTGAAGTTTCTGCTGCTCGAATCCTTAAACCATATTTCGATCGTCTCAAAAGTGGACGGTTATCTTTCAGTTTTTTAG